A stretch of the Halomonas sp. CH40 genome encodes the following:
- a CDS encoding YecA family protein has translation MSTRPDAPETPAQQTLPPQPLLEDEELDRLDEFLDSDQVDEDALDLISAHGFMLALAVAPSELPAEQWLVELFQGEPRYQNDAERDDIIMLLSSLRRNAMAVLEQGGLPELPFELTLGGLSAEETPIGDWCAGFMEGVFCDEAAWFAEDEEAAATLLLPFMLLSGLFEDEPDMAELAGDIERQEALVAQLPELVLDLYLHYRVPPEPVKPSPRGKQQPRGKRQRRS, from the coding sequence ATGTCAACCCGCCCTGACGCTCCCGAGACACCTGCTCAACAAACCCTTCCACCACAACCCCTGCTGGAAGATGAAGAGCTAGACCGCCTGGATGAGTTCCTGGATTCCGATCAGGTCGATGAAGATGCCCTCGACCTGATTTCTGCCCATGGCTTCATGCTGGCACTGGCCGTAGCGCCCAGTGAATTGCCCGCCGAACAGTGGCTTGTGGAGCTGTTTCAGGGCGAACCGCGCTATCAGAATGATGCCGAGCGCGATGATATCATCATGCTGCTTTCCAGCCTGCGCCGCAACGCCATGGCAGTGCTCGAACAGGGTGGCCTCCCCGAGTTGCCATTCGAGCTGACCCTGGGCGGTTTGAGCGCGGAGGAAACCCCGATTGGCGACTGGTGCGCGGGCTTTATGGAAGGCGTCTTCTGCGATGAAGCCGCCTGGTTCGCTGAAGACGAAGAAGCTGCTGCCACCCTCTTGCTACCCTTCATGCTACTTTCCGGTCTGTTTGAAGACGAGCCGGATATGGCGGAACTGGCAGGCGATATTGAGCGCCAGGAAGCGCTGGTCGCCCAACTTCCTGAACTAGTGCTAGATCTTTACCTGCATTACCGGGTGCCGCCTGAACCCGTCAAACCCTCGCCTCGAGGCAAGCAGCAGCCACGTGGCAAGCGCCAGCGGCGCTCTTAA